From the Lathyrus oleraceus cultivar Zhongwan6 chromosome 4, CAAS_Psat_ZW6_1.0, whole genome shotgun sequence genome, one window contains:
- the LOC127073273 gene encoding uncharacterized protein LOC127073273, translating into MNTYIGDPFTLEEGELDEYAKRLTRGGLNINLVIDTLVLSVKSYETNASGSPKNFPRKNLRTMTQVMMMLVIHNIRPRSDTSSVPLDTAYLLYYILDYRQVDVARIIPNEIKIIDESGHRLGSRTPCTLAFPEFITGLCMRARRVIPSQVQDTVSGVMDDRYIERFCLAKNIGQGSTSTSPVQKLGFEDWDPRLQATFTHTWD; encoded by the coding sequence ATGAACACATACATTGGTGATCCTTTTACTTTGGAGGAAGGTGAGCTTGATGAGTATGCAAAGCGACTAACTCGAGGAGGTTTGAATATCAATCTAGTTATTGATACACTTGTGTTAAGTGTAAAGTCTTATGAGACCAATGCTTCTGGTTCCCCTAAGAATTTCCCGAGAAAGAATTTGAGGACTAtgactcaagtgatgatgatgtTGGTCATTCACAACATAAGGCCAAGAAGTGATACATCTTCGGTTCCTCTGGATACTGCTTATCTTTTGTACTACATTTTGGATTATAGGCAGGTGGATGTTGCAAGGATCATTCCTAATGAGATTAAGATTATCGATGAAAGTGGTCATAGATTAGGGAGCAGAACTCCTTGCACTTTAGCTTTTCCAGAATTTATCACAGGGTTGTGCATGAGGGCCCGAAGGGTAATTCCATCTCAGGTTCAAGATACAGTCAGCGGTGTTATGGATGACCGATATATTGAGAGATTTTGTTTAGCAAAGAATATAGGCCAGGGAAGCACTTCAACCTCTCCAGTGCAGAAGCTAGGATTTGAAGATTGGGATCCGAGACTTCAGGCAACCTTTACTCATACTTGGGATTAA